In one window of Bizionia sp. M204 DNA:
- a CDS encoding GIY-YIG nuclease family protein has product MKTKGTHNYYVYILTNKIKTVLYTGVTNNLETRIYQHRNPLPFSKAFTTKYKCFYLVYYEQYNDNETAIKREKQIKGLSRTKKDGMITLFNPTWKFLNNNI; this is encoded by the coding sequence ATGAAAACTAAAGGAACACATAATTACTACGTCTACATCCTGACAAACAAAATTAAAACGGTTTTATATACGGGTGTAACCAACAATTTAGAAACAAGAATATACCAGCATCGAAACCCGCTGCCATTTTCAAAAGCATTCACAACAAAATACAAATGCTTCTACCTCGTATATTATGAGCAGTACAACGACAATGAAACAGCCATAAAAAGAGAAAAACAAATTAAAGGATTAAGTAGAACTAAAAAAGATGGAATGATTACTCTATTTAACCCCACATGGAAGTTTTTAAACAACAATATTTAG
- a CDS encoding SDR family oxidoreductase: protein MYDKAFHNQDLSGLNFLVTGGGGFIGSNIVGYLIKHQAKTVRVLDDFSNGYRENLAEFMDLPNFELQVGDIRDLETCKKAMVDMDYVSHQAALGSVPRSINDPATTNAVNISGFLNMLIALKDSPTVKRMVYAASSSTYGDSPTLPKVEDRIGKPLSPYAVTKYVNELYADVFGKTYGTDVIGLRYFNVFGPKQSPNGAYAAVIPLFMQALKDDAAPTINGDGEQTRDFTFVANAVQANVRGFFAPEAAKNEVYNVACGERITVNYLWESLQQAAKSDLKPIYGPERQGDVRDSLADISKAERLLGYKPGVSVRDGLKVTWDWFKSP, encoded by the coding sequence ATGTACGACAAGGCATTTCATAATCAAGATCTATCTGGGTTAAATTTTTTAGTTACTGGTGGTGGTGGTTTTATAGGGAGTAATATTGTGGGGTATTTAATAAAACACCAAGCTAAAACCGTTCGAGTATTGGATGATTTTTCGAATGGGTATCGCGAGAATCTAGCCGAGTTTATGGACTTGCCTAATTTTGAATTGCAGGTTGGGGATATTCGGGATTTGGAGACGTGTAAAAAAGCCATGGTGGATATGGATTATGTAAGCCACCAAGCCGCTTTGGGTTCGGTGCCTCGTTCTATAAACGATCCAGCAACCACCAATGCCGTGAATATCTCTGGATTTTTGAATATGCTGATTGCATTAAAAGATTCGCCTACTGTTAAACGTATGGTTTACGCAGCTTCTAGTTCGACCTACGGGGATAGTCCCACGCTTCCTAAAGTAGAGGATAGGATTGGAAAACCTTTATCGCCTTATGCGGTAACGAAATATGTTAATGAATTGTATGCCGATGTTTTTGGGAAAACCTATGGAACGGATGTTATTGGGCTGCGCTATTTTAACGTATTTGGACCCAAGCAGAGTCCGAATGGGGCTTATGCCGCGGTAATTCCGTTGTTTATGCAAGCCCTTAAAGATGATGCAGCACCCACCATTAATGGGGATGGGGAACAAACACGGGATTTCACCTTTGTTGCCAATGCTGTTCAGGCAAATGTCCGCGGTTTTTTTGCTCCGGAGGCCGCTAAAAATGAGGTCTATAATGTGGCCTGTGGCGAGCGGATTACGGTTAATTACTTATGGGAATCCCTACAGCAGGCGGCTAAGTCTGACTTGAAGCCTATTTATGGTCCAGAGCGTCAAGGTGATGTGCGTGACTCGTTAGCCGATATTTCTAAGGCGGAACGTTTGTTGGGTTATAAGCCTGGGGTTTCTGTTCGGGATGGGTTGAAAGTGACTTGGGATTGGTTTAAAAGCCCCTAA
- a CDS encoding nucleotide sugar dehydrogenase yields MKKHQITIVGLGYVGLPLAVEFAKKYAVTGFDIYSKRVQELQNGTDRTLEVTEPELQAVLTHTLGETGLYITDSVDALADSNVYIITVPTPTDALNKPVFTPLIKASESIGKVLKKGDIVIYESTVYPGVTEDICVPILASVSGLTFNEDFYAGYSPERINPGDKKHTVTKILKVTSGSTPEIATVVDDLYRSIITAGTHKAPSIKVAEAAKVIENSQRDINIAFVNELSKIFRLLDIDTKAVLEAAGTKWNFIKFTPGLVGGHCIGVDPYYLAQKAIESGYNPEIILAGRKMNDSMGGYVATETVKMMIKKGATIKGSRVLVLGITFKENCPDIRNSRVIDIIREFETYHVNVDVFDPWASAEEVDHEYQLPLICEAQDLQTNYDGIVLAVSHNEFLTLDVMALKGVNGVIFDVKSLLPDSQSDARL; encoded by the coding sequence ATGAAGAAACATCAAATTACTATTGTGGGATTGGGTTATGTGGGTTTGCCATTGGCGGTTGAGTTTGCCAAGAAATACGCCGTAACGGGTTTTGATATTTATAGTAAACGCGTGCAGGAATTGCAAAATGGTACCGATCGTACATTGGAAGTTACAGAACCGGAGCTCCAAGCTGTATTAACACATACTTTGGGAGAAACGGGTTTGTATATTACCGATTCTGTAGATGCTTTGGCAGATTCCAATGTTTATATTATAACCGTTCCAACACCTACAGACGCCTTAAATAAGCCTGTTTTTACCCCGCTGATTAAGGCGAGTGAAAGCATTGGGAAGGTTTTAAAAAAAGGGGATATTGTTATTTATGAATCGACTGTTTATCCTGGAGTTACCGAAGATATTTGTGTGCCTATTTTGGCTTCTGTTTCTGGACTGACCTTTAATGAAGATTTCTATGCCGGTTATTCTCCGGAACGCATTAATCCGGGAGATAAAAAGCATACGGTAACGAAAATATTGAAAGTTACTTCCGGTTCTACGCCCGAAATAGCCACTGTAGTTGATGATTTATACCGCTCGATTATTACGGCAGGCACCCATAAAGCCCCTTCGATTAAAGTGGCTGAAGCCGCCAAGGTTATTGAAAACTCTCAGCGTGATATTAATATTGCCTTTGTGAATGAGTTGTCAAAAATCTTCCGCTTATTAGACATTGATACCAAAGCGGTATTAGAGGCTGCCGGGACCAAATGGAACTTTATAAAATTCACCCCTGGTTTGGTTGGTGGGCATTGTATTGGCGTAGATCCGTATTATTTGGCGCAAAAGGCTATTGAGAGTGGGTATAACCCGGAAATTATATTGGCAGGCCGAAAAATGAACGACAGTATGGGTGGTTATGTAGCGACCGAAACGGTTAAAATGATGATTAAAAAAGGCGCGACTATTAAAGGCTCTCGTGTGCTTGTATTAGGTATTACCTTTAAGGAGAATTGCCCGGATATACGAAACTCACGCGTAATTGATATTATACGCGAGTTTGAAACCTACCATGTAAACGTGGATGTATTTGATCCTTGGGCTTCTGCTGAAGAGGTGGATCATGAGTATCAATTGCCTTTAATTTGTGAAGCTCAAGACTTGCAGACCAATTATGACGGGATTGTATTAGCCGTTTCGCATAACGAATTTTTAACGCTTGATGTCATGGCTTTGAAAGGAGTGAATGGTGTTATATTTGATGTGAAATCGTTATTACCGGATTCGCAGTCGGATGCGCGATTGTAG
- a CDS encoding exopolysaccharide transport family protein: protein MADYDYEDMDSGDGGSINFDFKGYLFKVLNLWKFVLACIGVALIIAYFINVRKQNIYKLESLISVENDQNPFFTANTSISFNWGGVSGKMGKTITTLQTRTHNEKVVDSLKSYMNYFREGKYRKIDIYKQAPFVFTPDLSQPQLLGHFIGIRFLSPSTFEVFTAFESESGSGQRYDTKERLAVSLPIGPFQQEFALGEVVNLPFFHGVVTLRHDRVIKAGQEFFMQFSNFDGVVNGYQRGINVSPFSNASASVLRLSLAGTNKSKIVDYLNTTAVILSETELERKNLYATNTIKFIDSSLNAVNTNLKDFGDEMNAFRKQNKVFDVSTEMADISSKLKEFEIQKEAENTKLNYLDALEKYLQTKTDYTSIAAPSSVGIEESNIQSSVAKITALAIERQGYEYTTRESSTIFKDLDRQIDAEKNVLLETINATKSTIRILMNSLNTNIANLEAKLSGLPEDQQEFLKIQRKLDISQEAYNLYMDKRSEAAIVKAANISDISIVDEAKDIGGGLIGPNKSLNYMMGLMLGFFIPMFLIFVIFLLDHTIHGSDEVERLSKIPILGLIGKYRYHNNLVVFEKPKSAVAESFRSIRSSLQFILNKNPREGGRTIMITSSVSGEGKTFCSINIATVYALSGKKTILLGLDLRKPKIFDDFNLTNDTGMVNYFIGESDFASVVNRTHIENLDVVPAGPIPPNPSELLMSGNMETLIAELRQTYDIIILDTPPLGLVTDALELVKYADTSIFMVRLDYTKKGMLQLINAKYRGGEIKNINFVLNFYKHKTNHNYGYGYGYGYGYGYGVYGNAYHEDDKKGIIGKIKQFLKRI from the coding sequence ATGGCAGATTACGATTATGAAGACATGGATTCAGGCGACGGTGGGAGTATTAACTTCGACTTCAAGGGGTACTTATTTAAAGTTTTAAATTTATGGAAGTTTGTGCTTGCTTGTATTGGTGTGGCTTTAATTATTGCCTACTTTATCAATGTGCGCAAGCAGAATATTTATAAGCTTGAATCGCTTATCTCTGTAGAAAACGATCAGAACCCTTTTTTTACTGCCAATACTAGTATTTCTTTTAATTGGGGTGGTGTTTCAGGGAAAATGGGTAAAACCATTACCACCTTACAAACGCGAACGCATAATGAAAAGGTTGTTGATTCGTTAAAGTCTTATATGAACTATTTTAGGGAAGGCAAGTACCGTAAAATAGATATTTATAAACAAGCGCCTTTTGTGTTTACTCCTGATTTGTCTCAACCACAATTGCTAGGTCACTTTATTGGGATTCGGTTTTTATCCCCATCTACTTTTGAAGTGTTTACAGCGTTTGAATCGGAGTCGGGTTCAGGACAGCGTTATGACACTAAAGAACGATTAGCTGTTTCTTTGCCTATAGGGCCATTTCAACAGGAATTTGCCTTGGGGGAGGTTGTTAATTTACCCTTTTTTCATGGTGTTGTGACTTTGCGTCATGACCGTGTCATTAAAGCTGGACAGGAATTTTTTATGCAGTTTAGTAATTTTGATGGGGTTGTTAATGGGTATCAGAGGGGAATTAATGTGAGTCCATTTAGTAATGCTTCAGCTTCTGTCCTGCGTTTGAGTTTAGCTGGAACTAATAAGTCTAAAATTGTAGATTACCTAAATACCACCGCCGTTATTTTAAGTGAAACGGAGTTGGAACGCAAAAACCTGTATGCCACCAATACGATAAAGTTTATAGATAGTAGTTTGAACGCCGTTAACACCAATTTAAAAGACTTTGGTGATGAAATGAATGCCTTTAGAAAGCAGAATAAGGTGTTTGATGTATCCACAGAAATGGCGGATATTTCGAGTAAACTTAAAGAATTTGAGATTCAAAAGGAGGCGGAAAATACAAAGCTCAATTATTTAGACGCTTTAGAGAAGTATCTCCAAACAAAAACGGACTATACGAGTATTGCGGCGCCATCCTCTGTGGGGATTGAAGAAAGTAATATTCAAAGTAGTGTTGCTAAAATAACGGCGTTGGCCATTGAACGCCAGGGCTATGAGTATACCACGCGTGAGAGTTCGACTATATTTAAAGATTTGGATCGGCAGATAGATGCTGAAAAGAATGTGCTTTTAGAAACGATAAATGCTACTAAAAGTACGATTCGGATTCTGATGAATAGTCTGAATACTAATATTGCTAATTTGGAGGCTAAATTAAGTGGTTTGCCAGAAGATCAACAAGAATTTTTAAAGATTCAGCGTAAGTTGGATATTAGTCAGGAAGCCTATAATTTATATATGGATAAGCGGAGTGAGGCTGCTATTGTAAAGGCCGCCAATATTTCGGATATTAGTATTGTAGATGAAGCCAAGGATATAGGTGGGGGACTTATAGGTCCTAATAAATCCTTGAACTATATGATGGGCTTGATGCTGGGATTCTTTATTCCGATGTTTCTCATATTCGTCATCTTTTTATTGGATCATACCATTCATGGCTCTGATGAGGTGGAGCGCCTGTCTAAAATTCCTATTTTGGGATTAATTGGTAAGTACCGTTACCATAATAATTTGGTGGTATTTGAAAAGCCTAAATCGGCTGTTGCCGAATCCTTTCGGTCTATTCGGTCTAGTTTGCAATTTATTCTCAATAAAAACCCCAGAGAAGGTGGTCGGACAATTATGATTACTTCTTCAGTGAGTGGGGAAGGAAAGACCTTTTGTTCTATAAACATAGCTACGGTTTACGCTTTGAGTGGGAAGAAAACCATTCTGTTAGGGTTGGATTTACGTAAGCCTAAAATATTTGACGATTTTAATTTGACTAATGATACGGGGATGGTGAATTACTTTATTGGCGAATCGGATTTTGCTTCGGTTGTTAATCGCACCCATATTGAAAATTTAGATGTGGTTCCTGCAGGTCCTATCCCTCCAAACCCTTCGGAGTTATTGATGAGCGGGAATATGGAAACACTGATTGCTGAACTCCGTCAGACTTACGATATTATTATACTTGATACGCCTCCTCTAGGATTGGTTACCGATGCTTTGGAATTGGTAAAATATGCTGATACCTCTATTTTTATGGTGCGTTTGGATTATACTAAAAAAGGCATGCTCCAATTGATTAATGCCAAATATCGGGGTGGTGAAATAAAGAATATCAATTTTGTCTTGAACTTCTATAAGCATAAAACCAATCATAATTACGGTTATGGCTATGGTTATGGCTATGGTTACGGCTATGGTGTTTATGGGAATGCTTATCATGAAGATGATAAAAAAGGCATTATTGGTAAAATAAAACAGTTTTTAAAGCGGATATGA
- a CDS encoding polysaccharide biosynthesis/export family protein, with translation MKHLYVIILGLIALLSVSCIPNKELVYLQNKEAATDSTQVIIEKQKPYRVQINDILNIRVKAMDQRNIQMFNPTGERDLNASGDERAFFDGFTVDMHGNIRIPILGEVNVLGYTTEEIERMLETKLLEEELKETSNIFVTVKLTGLRFTVTGEVGSTGTQTLYQPRVNIFEALANAGDVMVTGDRKDVTIIRQYPQGQKIHHLNLLDVSVMDSPYYYIQMNDIIYVKPLKQKSWGTGVTGLQTLGTIITALSLVTTTLLLIDRL, from the coding sequence ATGAAGCATTTATATGTTATTATACTTGGTTTAATCGCCTTGCTATCTGTGTCTTGTATACCCAATAAAGAGTTGGTTTACTTGCAAAATAAAGAAGCTGCCACCGATTCGACGCAAGTTATTATTGAAAAACAAAAACCCTATCGTGTTCAAATTAACGATATCCTTAATATTCGTGTAAAAGCGATGGATCAACGAAATATTCAAATGTTTAACCCAACGGGCGAGCGGGATTTAAACGCGTCTGGAGACGAACGTGCCTTTTTTGATGGGTTTACGGTGGATATGCATGGGAATATTCGGATTCCTATTTTGGGTGAAGTGAACGTTTTGGGTTATACGACCGAGGAGATAGAACGTATGTTAGAAACCAAGTTGTTAGAAGAAGAACTTAAGGAAACCTCTAATATCTTTGTGACTGTGAAGTTAACAGGCCTGCGATTTACCGTTACTGGGGAAGTGGGGAGTACGGGAACGCAAACCTTGTATCAGCCCCGCGTAAATATTTTTGAAGCCTTGGCCAATGCCGGCGATGTCATGGTTACTGGAGACCGCAAGGATGTAACCATAATTAGGCAGTACCCGCAAGGGCAGAAAATACATCATTTGAATTTACTAGATGTTAGCGTCATGGATTCGCCGTATTATTATATCCAAATGAATGATATTATTTATGTGAAGCCGTTGAAACAAAAGTCTTGGGGAACCGGTGTAACCGGCTTGCAAACTTTAGGGACCATCATTACCGCTTTATCTCTAGTTACAACCACTTTATTACTTATAGACAGGCTCTAA
- a CDS encoding ABC-F family ATP-binding cassette domain-containing protein, which yields MNYLTVENISKSYGELTLFENLSFSIHKDQKIAFVAKNGTGKTSILNMLSGKDTADSGQIIYRKDITVAVLSQDPELNPNLTVEEAIFDTSNPILKVIKDYEKALENPDDAEAYQKAFELMDSHQAWDFETQYKQILFQLKLDNLNQKVSALSGGQKKRLALANALLKKPDLLILDEPTNHLDLEMIEWLEDFFAKEQITLFMVTHDRYFLERVCNEIIELDHGQLHTYKGNYSYYLEKREARIENEATETGKAKQLFKKELDWMRKQPKARTTKSKSRIDDFHDIKHRANQRRQDHQVQLELNMERLGSKILELHKVSKSFKDKTILDNFEYTFKKGERIGIIGKNGTGKSTFLNIITQSQKPDSGKVVIGETVKFGYYTQAGITIKPNQKVIDVIKEFGEYIPLKKGSQISAGQLLERFLFSRKKQYDFVEKLSGGERKRLYLCTVLIQNPNFLILDEPTNDLDIVTLNVLESFLLDFPGCLMVVSHDRYFMDKIVDHLLVFRGEGLVEDFPGNYSDFRTYEDSQEPESKEDDKKEKKNWKKDNNIKLTYNEQKEYKNLESKISSLEHDKQAMEKEFLNPDLTPDEINTLSEKLQKILDEIDEKEMRWFELSSKLEE from the coding sequence TTGAACTACCTGACTGTTGAAAATATATCGAAATCCTATGGCGAATTAACGCTATTCGAAAACCTGTCCTTTAGCATCCATAAAGATCAGAAAATTGCCTTTGTGGCTAAAAATGGAACGGGGAAGACCTCTATTTTAAATATGCTGTCTGGAAAGGACACAGCCGATTCGGGCCAAATCATCTACCGAAAAGACATTACGGTGGCCGTCCTGTCCCAAGACCCCGAACTCAATCCAAACCTAACCGTGGAAGAAGCTATTTTTGATACCTCCAACCCCATTTTAAAGGTTATTAAGGATTACGAGAAAGCCTTGGAAAACCCCGATGATGCCGAAGCCTACCAAAAAGCTTTTGAGTTAATGGATAGCCATCAGGCTTGGGATTTTGAAACCCAATACAAGCAAATCCTATTTCAATTAAAACTAGATAACCTCAATCAGAAAGTGAGCGCCTTGTCTGGCGGTCAGAAAAAACGTCTGGCCTTGGCAAACGCCTTACTTAAAAAGCCCGACTTATTAATTTTAGATGAGCCTACCAACCATTTGGATTTAGAAATGATTGAGTGGCTAGAGGATTTCTTTGCTAAAGAGCAAATAACACTCTTTATGGTAACACACGACCGGTATTTTCTAGAGCGTGTGTGTAATGAAATTATTGAATTAGACCATGGGCAATTACATACCTACAAAGGAAACTACTCATACTATCTCGAGAAGCGCGAAGCACGTATTGAAAATGAAGCGACGGAAACAGGGAAAGCTAAGCAACTCTTTAAGAAAGAACTGGATTGGATGCGCAAGCAGCCCAAAGCACGAACCACAAAATCCAAATCGCGAATAGACGATTTTCACGATATTAAACACCGTGCCAATCAAAGACGCCAGGACCATCAAGTCCAATTAGAACTAAATATGGAACGCCTAGGCAGTAAGATATTAGAACTGCATAAAGTCAGTAAAAGTTTTAAAGACAAAACCATTTTAGATAATTTTGAATACACCTTTAAAAAGGGCGAACGTATTGGAATTATTGGTAAGAATGGAACGGGTAAATCCACCTTTTTAAATATTATTACCCAATCCCAAAAACCAGACTCCGGTAAAGTAGTCATTGGTGAAACGGTAAAATTTGGATACTATACCCAAGCCGGTATTACCATCAAACCCAACCAAAAGGTTATTGATGTAATTAAAGAATTTGGGGAGTATATACCACTTAAAAAAGGGAGTCAAATTAGTGCTGGGCAATTGCTGGAACGCTTTTTATTTAGCAGAAAAAAACAATATGACTTTGTTGAAAAATTAAGTGGTGGCGAACGTAAACGACTGTACTTATGTACCGTATTAATTCAAAATCCAAACTTTTTAATTCTGGATGAGCCAACAAACGACCTAGATATTGTAACCCTAAATGTACTTGAAAGCTTTCTTTTAGATTTCCCAGGCTGTTTAATGGTGGTGTCTCACGACCGGTATTTTATGGATAAAATTGTCGATCACTTATTAGTATTTCGCGGCGAAGGGCTTGTAGAAGATTTCCCGGGGAATTACTCCGATTTCAGAACGTATGAGGACAGCCAAGAACCCGAATCTAAAGAGGATGACAAGAAGGAAAAGAAAAATTGGAAGAAAGATAATAACATCAAATTAACCTATAACGAACAAAAGGAATACAAGAACCTTGAAAGTAAAATAAGCAGTCTAGAACATGATAAGCAGGCCATGGAAAAGGAATTCCTAAACCCAGACTTAACACCCGATGAAATCAACACCTTATCTGAAAAATTACAAAAGATTCTAGATGAGATTGATGAAAAAGAAATGCGCTGGTTTGAGTTAAGTTCAAAGCTAGAAGAGTAA
- a CDS encoding O-methyltransferase produces the protein MYQQKKYIPFLLKSTNQHGVHSPFVYDLITKCFYDKTEYPAYQELKRYRKQVLGSPETINLTDLGSGSKKTTNKQRRIAEIAKTSGTPLKRAKLWYRLTGYFQPKHILELGTSLGIATHAMHLGCPQAKITTIEGCPNCSKFAQSALANYKNIQFLTGNFSQHLNTRTQQAWDLIFFDGNHTKEATIAYFETLLPSVHNDTIFIFDDIYWSEGMTQAWEIIKQHPQVTVTIDTFFWGFVFFRKEQRKEHFTIRI, from the coding sequence GTGTACCAACAAAAAAAATATATACCGTTCCTTTTAAAATCAACCAACCAACACGGTGTCCACTCTCCTTTTGTATATGATTTAATCACGAAATGCTTCTACGATAAAACAGAATACCCAGCTTATCAGGAATTAAAAAGGTATAGAAAGCAAGTATTAGGAAGTCCAGAAACCATCAATCTAACGGACTTAGGATCAGGCTCTAAAAAAACAACCAACAAGCAAAGACGCATTGCTGAAATAGCCAAAACATCTGGCACACCGTTAAAGCGCGCTAAATTATGGTATCGCTTAACGGGCTATTTTCAACCCAAACATATTTTAGAATTAGGCACATCATTAGGCATTGCAACCCACGCCATGCATTTGGGGTGTCCACAAGCAAAAATCACAACTATTGAAGGTTGCCCAAATTGTTCCAAGTTTGCACAATCGGCCTTAGCCAATTATAAAAACATCCAATTCTTAACAGGTAATTTCAGCCAACATCTCAATACCAGAACCCAACAGGCTTGGGATCTGATCTTTTTTGATGGCAACCATACCAAAGAAGCCACCATAGCATATTTTGAAACCCTCCTCCCATCAGTCCACAACGACACCATTTTTATTTTTGATGATATTTATTGGTCAGAAGGCATGACCCAAGCTTGGGAAATCATCAAACAACACCCGCAAGTAACCGTTACCATCGACACCTTTTTCTGGGGCTTTGTATTTTTTAGAAAGGAACAACGGAAAGAACATTTTACCATCCGGATTTAA
- a CDS encoding cob(I)yrinic acid a,c-diamide adenosyltransferase produces the protein MKIYTKTGDKGTTALFGGTRVPKHHIRIDSYGTVDELNSHLGLIRDQDIDTHYKEMLMHIQDRLFTVGAILATDPEKAILKNGKERLNIPKISEENIERLEQEIDNMNTALPPMTHFVLPGGHQTVSFCHIARCVCRRAERLASALNDFDPIDPLAMTYLNRLSDYLFVLARKLSSDLNADEVKWIPEKQ, from the coding sequence ATGAAAATTTACACCAAAACAGGCGATAAAGGTACAACCGCATTATTCGGTGGTACCCGTGTTCCCAAGCACCATATCCGTATAGACAGCTACGGAACCGTTGATGAATTAAACTCGCATTTAGGACTCATTCGCGATCAAGACATCGACACCCATTATAAAGAAATGCTCATGCATATTCAAGATCGTCTCTTCACCGTAGGCGCTATTTTAGCTACCGATCCCGAAAAAGCCATATTAAAAAATGGAAAGGAACGTTTAAATATTCCTAAAATTTCCGAAGAAAATATTGAACGCCTCGAACAAGAAATTGACAATATGAATACGGCCTTACCACCTATGACACATTTTGTATTACCGGGCGGTCATCAAACCGTGTCATTCTGTCACATAGCACGCTGTGTATGCCGTCGTGCGGAACGTTTAGCATCTGCTTTAAACGATTTCGACCCAATAGACCCCTTGGCTATGACCTATTTAAATCGTTTATCTGACTATCTTTTTGTGTTGGCACGAAAGTTGTCCTCTGACTTAAACGCAGATGAAGTGAAGTGGATTCCTGAAAAACAGTAA
- a CDS encoding DUF2795 domain-containing protein encodes MYWTLELASYLSDAPWPATKDELIDYSIRTGAPLEVVENLQSIEDEGDSYESIQEIWPDYPTDEDYLWNEDEY; translated from the coding sequence ATGTATTGGACATTAGAATTAGCATCCTATTTAAGTGATGCGCCTTGGCCAGCGACGAAAGACGAACTTATTGACTATTCAATTAGAACGGGAGCGCCATTAGAAGTTGTTGAAAACTTACAATCTATTGAAGATGAAGGGGACTCCTATGAGTCTATTCAAGAAATCTGGCCGGATTATCCAACAGACGAAGATTACCTCTGGAATGAGGATGAATATTAA